Proteins from one Panthera leo isolate Ple1 chromosome D1, P.leo_Ple1_pat1.1, whole genome shotgun sequence genomic window:
- the MCAM gene encoding cell surface glycoprotein MUC18 isoform X2, whose amino-acid sequence MGPSGLVCALLLAACCCCRRAAGVPGEAEPPTPEPLEVEVGGTALLKCGPSHSPGNFSHVDWFSVHKEKPTLIFRVRKGQGQSEPGEYQHRLSLLDRGTTLALAHVTPHDERIFLCQGKRPQSQEHRIQLRVYKAPEEPTIQINPLGISVNSEEPEEVATCVGRNGYPVPQVIWYKNGRPLKEEKKRVHIQSSQIVESSGLYTLQSVLKAQLVKEDKDAQFYCELNYRLPSGNHMKESREVVVPVFYPAEKVWLEVEPVGVLKEGDRVEIRCLADGNPPPHFTISKQNPSTQEMEEKATEDNGVLVLESARKEHSGLYQCQGLDLETMASLPSEQQELLVNYVSDVRVSPAAPESREGGSLALTCEAESNRALEFQWLREKTGQVLEKGPVLRLHNLQRDAGGGYRCVASVPGVPGLNRTQLVRVAIFGSPWMTSKERKMWVKENTVLNLSCEASGHPRPSISWSVDGTAHEQDQDPQSVLSVLNVLVTPELLETGAECVASNFLGRNTTTIFLELDSNRTTGPSTSTVGPYTRANSTSTEKKLPEPESKGVAIVAVTVCVLVLAVLGAVLYFFYKKGKLPCGRSGKQEITLPPSRKSEFVVEVKSDKLPEEMGLLQGSTGDKRAPGDQGEKYIDLRH is encoded by the exons ATGGGGCCGTCCGGGCTCGTCTGCGCCCTTCTGCTCGCCGCCTGCTGCTGCTGTCGCCGCGCCGCGG GTGTGCCTGGAGAGgcggagccccccacccccgagccccTGGAGGTGGAAGTTGGCGGCACAGCCCTCCTGAAGTGCGGCCCCTCCCACTCCCCGGGCAACTTCAGCCACGTGGACTGGTTTTCT GTCCACAAGGAGAAGCCGACTCTCATCTTCCGCGTGCGCAAGGGCCAGGGCCAGAGCGAACCCGGGGAGTACCAGCACCGGCTCAGCCTCCTGGACAGAGGGACTACTCTGGCCCTGGCGCACGTCACCCCCCACGACGAGCGCATCTTCCTGTGCCAGGGCAAGCGCCCTCAGTCCCAGGAGCACCGAATCCAGCTCCGCGTCTACA AAGCCCCAGAGGAGCCGACCATCCAGATCAATCCCTTGGGCATTTCAGTCAACAGCGAGGAGCCCGAGGAG GTTGCTACCTGCGTGGGGAGAAATGGGTACCCCGTTCCTCAAGTCATCTGGTACAAGAATGGGCGGCCcctgaaggaggagaagaaac ggGTCCACATTCAGTCGTCCCAGATCGTCGAGTCGAGCGGCCTGTACACCCTGCAGAGCGTTCTGAAGGCCCAGCTGGTTAAGGAAGACAAAGACGCCCAGTTTTACTGCGAGCTCAACTACCGGCTGCCCAGCGGGAACCACATGAAGGAGTCCAGGGAAGTCGTCGTCCCGGTTTTCT ACCCGGCGGAGAAAGTGTGGCTGGAAGTGGAGCCCGTGGGCGTGCTGAAGGAAGGGGACCGCGTGGAAATCAGGTGTCTGGCTGacggcaacccccccccccacttcaccATCAGCAAGCAG AACCCCAGCACCCAGGAGATGGAGGAGAAGGCGACCGAGGACAACGGGGTCCTGGTGTTGGAGTCCGCCCGGAAGGAGCACAGTGGGCTCTATCAGTGTCAGGGCCTGGACCTGGAAACCATGGCATCGCTGCCGAGCGAGCAACAGGAGCTGCTGGTGAACT ATGTGTCTGATGTCCGGGTGAGCCCTGCGGCCCCGGAGAGCCGGGAGGGCGGCAGCCTCGCCCTGACCTGTGAGGCAGAGAGTAACCGAGCCCTGGAGTTCCAGTGGCTGAGAGAAAAG acAGGCCAGGTGCTGGAGAAGGGGCCTGTGCTCCGCTTACACAACCTGCAGCGAGACGCGGGGGGAGGCTACCGCTGCGTGGCCTCCGTGCCCGGCGTCCCGGGCCTGAACCGCACTCAGCTGGTCCGCGTGGCCATTTTTG GGTCCCCGTGGATGACatcaaaggaaaggaagatgtGGGTGAAAGAGAACACAGTGTTGAATCTGTCCTGTGAAGCGTCGGGACATCCCCGGCCCTCCATCTCCTGGAGCGTGGACGGCACG GCCCATGAACAAGACCAAGATCCGCAGAGCGTCCTGAGTGTCCTGAATGTCCTCGTGACCCCAGAGCTGTTGGAGACAGGTGCAGAGTGCGTGGCCTCCAACTTCCTGGGCAGAAACACCACCACCATTTTCCTGGAGCTGG ACTCAAACAGAACCACTGGCCCCAGCACCTCCACTGTCGGTCCTTACACCAGAGCCAACAGCACCTCCACAG AGAAGAAGCTGCCGGAGCCCGAAAGCAAGGGCGTGGCCATCGTGGCCGTGACCGTGTGCGTCCTGGTCCTGGCCGTGCTGGGTGCCGTTCTCTATTTCTTCTACAAGAAGGGCAAGCTACCGTGCGGGCGGTCGGGCAAACAGGAGAT cacgCTGCCCCCGTCTCGTAAGAGCGAATTTGTAGTTGAAGTTAAGTCAGATAAGCTCCCAGAAGAGATGGGCCTCCTACAGGGCAGCACCGGTGACAAGAGGGCTCCAGGAGACCAG GGAGAGAAATACATCGATCTGAGGCACTAG
- the MCAM gene encoding cell surface glycoprotein MUC18 isoform X1, with translation MGPSGLVCALLLAACCCCRRAAGVPGEAEPPTPEPLEVEVGGTALLKCGPSHSPGNFSHVDWFSVHKEKPTLIFRVRKGQGQSEPGEYQHRLSLLDRGTTLALAHVTPHDERIFLCQGKRPQSQEHRIQLRVYKAPEEPTIQINPLGISVNSEEPEEVATCVGRNGYPVPQVIWYKNGRPLKEEKKRVHIQSSQIVESSGLYTLQSVLKAQLVKEDKDAQFYCELNYRLPSGNHMKESREVVVPVFYPAEKVWLEVEPVGVLKEGDRVEIRCLADGNPPPHFTISKQNPSTQEMEEKATEDNGVLVLESARKEHSGLYQCQGLDLETMASLPSEQQELLVNYVSDVRVSPAAPESREGGSLALTCEAESNRALEFQWLREKTGQVLEKGPVLRLHNLQRDAGGGYRCVASVPGVPGLNRTQLVRVAIFGSPWMTSKERKMWVKENTVLNLSCEASGHPRPSISWSVDGTAHEQDQDPQSVLSVLNVLVTPELLETGAECVASNFLGRNTTTIFLELDSNRTTGPSTSTVGPYTRANSTSTEKKLPEPESKGVAIVAVTVCVLVLAVLGAVLYFFYKKGKLPCGRSGKQEMERNTSI, from the exons ATGGGGCCGTCCGGGCTCGTCTGCGCCCTTCTGCTCGCCGCCTGCTGCTGCTGTCGCCGCGCCGCGG GTGTGCCTGGAGAGgcggagccccccacccccgagccccTGGAGGTGGAAGTTGGCGGCACAGCCCTCCTGAAGTGCGGCCCCTCCCACTCCCCGGGCAACTTCAGCCACGTGGACTGGTTTTCT GTCCACAAGGAGAAGCCGACTCTCATCTTCCGCGTGCGCAAGGGCCAGGGCCAGAGCGAACCCGGGGAGTACCAGCACCGGCTCAGCCTCCTGGACAGAGGGACTACTCTGGCCCTGGCGCACGTCACCCCCCACGACGAGCGCATCTTCCTGTGCCAGGGCAAGCGCCCTCAGTCCCAGGAGCACCGAATCCAGCTCCGCGTCTACA AAGCCCCAGAGGAGCCGACCATCCAGATCAATCCCTTGGGCATTTCAGTCAACAGCGAGGAGCCCGAGGAG GTTGCTACCTGCGTGGGGAGAAATGGGTACCCCGTTCCTCAAGTCATCTGGTACAAGAATGGGCGGCCcctgaaggaggagaagaaac ggGTCCACATTCAGTCGTCCCAGATCGTCGAGTCGAGCGGCCTGTACACCCTGCAGAGCGTTCTGAAGGCCCAGCTGGTTAAGGAAGACAAAGACGCCCAGTTTTACTGCGAGCTCAACTACCGGCTGCCCAGCGGGAACCACATGAAGGAGTCCAGGGAAGTCGTCGTCCCGGTTTTCT ACCCGGCGGAGAAAGTGTGGCTGGAAGTGGAGCCCGTGGGCGTGCTGAAGGAAGGGGACCGCGTGGAAATCAGGTGTCTGGCTGacggcaacccccccccccacttcaccATCAGCAAGCAG AACCCCAGCACCCAGGAGATGGAGGAGAAGGCGACCGAGGACAACGGGGTCCTGGTGTTGGAGTCCGCCCGGAAGGAGCACAGTGGGCTCTATCAGTGTCAGGGCCTGGACCTGGAAACCATGGCATCGCTGCCGAGCGAGCAACAGGAGCTGCTGGTGAACT ATGTGTCTGATGTCCGGGTGAGCCCTGCGGCCCCGGAGAGCCGGGAGGGCGGCAGCCTCGCCCTGACCTGTGAGGCAGAGAGTAACCGAGCCCTGGAGTTCCAGTGGCTGAGAGAAAAG acAGGCCAGGTGCTGGAGAAGGGGCCTGTGCTCCGCTTACACAACCTGCAGCGAGACGCGGGGGGAGGCTACCGCTGCGTGGCCTCCGTGCCCGGCGTCCCGGGCCTGAACCGCACTCAGCTGGTCCGCGTGGCCATTTTTG GGTCCCCGTGGATGACatcaaaggaaaggaagatgtGGGTGAAAGAGAACACAGTGTTGAATCTGTCCTGTGAAGCGTCGGGACATCCCCGGCCCTCCATCTCCTGGAGCGTGGACGGCACG GCCCATGAACAAGACCAAGATCCGCAGAGCGTCCTGAGTGTCCTGAATGTCCTCGTGACCCCAGAGCTGTTGGAGACAGGTGCAGAGTGCGTGGCCTCCAACTTCCTGGGCAGAAACACCACCACCATTTTCCTGGAGCTGG ACTCAAACAGAACCACTGGCCCCAGCACCTCCACTGTCGGTCCTTACACCAGAGCCAACAGCACCTCCACAG AGAAGAAGCTGCCGGAGCCCGAAAGCAAGGGCGTGGCCATCGTGGCCGTGACCGTGTGCGTCCTGGTCCTGGCCGTGCTGGGTGCCGTTCTCTATTTCTTCTACAAGAAGGGCAAGCTACCGTGCGGGCGGTCGGGCAAACAGGAGAT GGAGAGAAATACATCGATCTGA